The Candidatus Nomurabacteria bacterium genome has a segment encoding these proteins:
- a CDS encoding RluA family pseudouridine synthase: MKDNIKIIFENQDFAVLSKPAGLPVHGDGKAKFETLVDFVLEKWPEIEGVGEDAFLSGVSVKRPGIVHRLDKDTSGIILIAKNQHSFEYFKNVFKIHQIDKVYEAFVYGWPKEDEDVINVDIGRSSSDIRKWTSGRGKRGTLRTAITYYRVLSRIDKRSKPVEQKDRIGGNTQEGTFAHLSLSPKTGRTHQLRVHLSYINHAIVSDSLYASKREKALGFDRLALHAKDLSFVGPDGKDYSFSAPYPEDFEKAIKSL; this comes from the coding sequence GTGAAAGATAATATAAAGATAATTTTTGAAAACCAAGACTTTGCCGTTTTGTCTAAGCCAGCAGGTCTTCCAGTTCACGGCGACGGAAAAGCCAAGTTTGAAACGCTGGTAGATTTTGTTTTGGAAAAATGGCCAGAGATAGAAGGAGTGGGAGAAGACGCATTTCTTTCTGGTGTTTCAGTCAAAAGACCAGGTATTGTTCATAGATTAGACAAAGATACATCTGGGATTATTTTGATTGCAAAAAACCAACATTCTTTTGAATATTTCAAAAATGTTTTCAAAATTCATCAAATAGACAAAGTTTATGAAGCTTTTGTATACGGTTGGCCCAAAGAAGATGAAGACGTAATAAATGTCGATATAGGAAGGAGTTCTAGTGATATAAGAAAGTGGACATCTGGCCGCGGAAAAAGAGGAACACTAAGAACAGCTATTACATACTACCGTGTTCTTTCTCGTATAGACAAAAGATCAAAACCAGTAGAACAAAAAGATAGGATTGGAGGAAATACTCAAGAAGGAACATTTGCTCACCTATCTTTGTCTCCAAAAACAGGAAGAACCCACCAACTAAGAGTGCACCTCTCTTATATAAATCACGCCATAGTCTCCGACTCTCTATATGCCAGCAAAAGAGAAAAGGCACTAGGATTTGACAGGCTTGCCCTTCACGCCAAAGACCTTTCTTTTGTTGGTCCAGATGGAAAAGACTATAGTTTCTCGGCTCCATACCCAGAAGACTTCGAAAAAGCCATAAAAAGCCTGTAA